One window of the Pseudochaenichthys georgianus chromosome 21, fPseGeo1.2, whole genome shotgun sequence genome contains the following:
- the map3k19 gene encoding uncharacterized protein map3k19 isoform X1 — MQESEKINSFKKILRKEQEEEIEEVPVMSHEEEEELGVSDTEDEEEQGTFPLICRIGITQVVQRLLRGGGDLTLCDRSQQTALHISSPELQGKVLGWMSRPHLSPQAQLLQAAWQGDLHSLQLLLLRHTHRAQTDRVDVNVPNSDGVTAVMLAVRDIDLFEDLATRLTWEHRPVEVVKELLGLSPDLRVRDHSGCSAFHYAVNISSPLKEEILHMMVEALSHADGASMSPLALDKYSSLDSDSEFGDSDVELDLESLYHNRSVAASPTQTPTHQDSFLLYSHTGEVLESPGYSPLSDHHRGLSQDKGIPLCFQNAMETPSDIRQAYQDAGRRSRGGLSLPHLGDNGRRWSHLDPSPSPGLLSTRTSCLPVPPKHRKRTTSVVAAPPSSPSLLSVTEPSPLSQSAPSILEPLLCSNSMMQARAHIQSRLGSQETENEQKGPLLSLHPRTPKLLAPLDSRPRDIAALPALKHHVPLKPISQSPLCSRTRLRRERLFWGSPLTTKGGSEESGSGSSQSSIDLEDEEDTKDILKRASGERPLKFVGERLLRQFNSMSATEADLVWDKGQHFKVQSRISHTPLIHRSVHDLDGDPISDLDNAEPAINPHSEGKATRRIFTKETDESQSFMNYAQKGDIVDIEIPIKSKSKEEHNYVGCTPEPGTEISHSITFVIKDDNRDVIAYREGTSKNDPEQVKRTERRMKDSCYEINGVGSPIICSKDLTLTASTTEEKIQLFTSAVKLPQSDMDPKKDEKMLKALKPVRNKDRRSSTNSEMRENIQTNQQSFNMVARKERSILNRNKSTSNLKNSSLSAQGKDKTRKSPELIIGGETVIKGKSKLKVACSNNGTISPRKKLNDQSKRPNPEKMNSNRIPPVREVKTIWQLKRPSLAGKPRSKSAMDFITYKDMFKQIHSGDEGLAIYEMFAGPVYDNLRVSSSCEKVKDRQVQSAPSKRTPQWHKVKHRTSKQAQRRSPGESIVISAKGKPKHASSRVKHLHTPVPRKVIPKNKNMPVSEGLKEAELSKDDDIFRGSVQETILSTIEEALSRHGSEIVKSDENTLTKPRALSHYTHPHMNMQEIENPNRPVSEPVLSQSPQQAKVQTWASSSSGDHTIVSPVYKKFLDEVGDGPLTDDLLQCLAEELISLDERDVYIEPESLESDGEINSISVNTPDSGALLGSVLVVDDAITWTKGEVLGRGAYGTVYCGLTSQGQLIAVKQVSLDSSDPDAAKTEYIRLQGEVELLKTLRHTNIVGFLGTSLQQHVVSIFMEYIPGGSIASILHRFGPLPERVLALYTHQILEGVAYLHLNWVIHRDLKGNNIMLMPTGVIKLIDFGCARRLSCLNHTASNSGDLLKSVHGTPYWMAPEVINETGYGRKSDIWSVGCTVFEMATGKPPLAHMDKMAALFYIGAKRGVMPSLPDGFSDNAKDFVQISLTSDQRLRPSADQLLKHSFIPQNKFGANSWEKQKKSCCGHPEGLCG, encoded by the exons ATGCAGGAAAGCGAGAAGATAAACAGCTTCAAGAAGATTCTGCGAAAAGAGCAGGAAGAGGAAATTGAAGAGGTCCCAGTAATGAGccatgaggaagaggaggaactgGGGGTCTCCGACACTGAAGATGAGGAAGAACAAGGAACATTTCCACTTATCTGTCGTATAGGAATAACTCAG GTGGTGCAGCGGctgctgaggggggggggagatctGACCCTGTGTGACCGCAGCCAGCAGACAGCGCTCCACATCAGCTCCCCCGAGCTCCAGGGGAAAGTGCTGGGGTGGATGTCAAGGCCTCATCTGTCCCCCCAGGCCCAGCTGCTGCAGGCTGCCTGGCAGGGAGACCTGCACTCCTTACAGCTCCTGCTGCtaagacacacacataga GCTCAGACAGACAGGGTGGATGTGAATGTTCCGAACAGTGACGGTGTGACGGCGGTGATGCTCGCTGTCAGGGACATTGACCTGTTTGAAGACCTTGCTACACGGTTGACATGGGAACACCGACCTGTGGAAGTGGTCAAGGAACTGCTGGGACTCTCGCC TGATCTGCGGGTACGAGACCACAGCGGCTGTTCTGCTTTCCACTATGCTGTTAACATCAGCAGCCCTCTGAAGGAGGAGATCCTTCATATGATGGTGGAGGCATTAAGTCACGCAG ATGGTGCCTCCATGTCACCTCTAGCCCTTGACAAGTACTCAAGCCTGGATTCTGACTCAGAGTTTGGAGATTCAGACGTAGAGTTAGACCTTGAGAGCCTTTATCACAACCGGTCAGTTGCTGCCTCCCCCACGCAGACACCAACCCATCAGGACAGCTTTCTACTATACAGCCACACAGGG GAAGTACTGGAGTCTCCAGGTTACTCTCCTCTATCTGACCATCATAGAGGTCTCAGCCAAG ATAAGGGAATCCCCCTCTGTTTCCAAAACGCCATGGAAACGCCGAGTGACATCAGGCAAGCCTACCAGGATGCAGGGAGAAGAAGCAG AGGAGGTTTGTCTTTGCCTCACCTTGGGGACAATGGCAGACGCTGGAGCCATCTGGATCCTTCTCCCTCACCTGGTTTGCTGAGTACCAGGACCTCCTGTCTGCCAGTACCTCCTAAACATAG AAAGAGAACAACAAGTGTGGTGGCTGCACCCCCATCCTCCCCCAGCCTGCTGTCTGTGACAGAGCCCAGCCCgctcagccaatcagcaccCAGCATCCTGGAACCACTGCTCTGTTCCAACAGTATGATGCAGGCCAGAGCACACATCCAGAGCC GACTGGGTTCTCAAGAAACTGAAAATGAACAAAAA GGTCCCTTACTGTCTCTGCATCCCAGAACCCCCAAGCTGTTGGCCCCACTGGACAGCAGGCCCCGGGACATTGCTGCCCTGCCAGCACTTAAACACCACGTTCCCCTGAAGCCCATAAGCCAGAGCCCCCTTTGCTCCAGGACCCGGCTGAGGAGAGAACGGTTGTTCTGGGGAAGCCCACTGACTACTAAGGGAGGAAGTGAGGAAAGCGGGTCCGGCAGCAGCCAGAGTTCCATCGACCTGGAGGACGAGGAAGATACAAAGGATATACTAAAGCGAGCTTCGGGAGAAAGACCTCTGAAGTTTGTTGGAGAAAGATTGTTGCGGCAATTCAACAGCATGAGCGCCACCGAGGCTGATTTGGTTTGGGATAAAGGACAGCATTTTAAAGTTCAGTCAAGAATCAGTCATACTCCACTGATCCACAGATCAGTACATGACCTGGACGGAGACCCTATCAGTGATCTTGACAATGCTGAACCAGCTATAAACCCTCACTCTGAAGGCAAAGCCACCAGAAGGATTTTTACAAAGGAGACTGATGAGAGTCAGTCCTTTATGAACTATGCACAAAAAGGAGACATTGTGGACATTGAAATACCTATCAAATCAAAGTCTAAGGAGGAACATAACTATGTGGGTTGCACCCCAGAGCCTGGGACTGAGATTAGCCATAGCATAACATTTGTTATCAAGGATGACAATAGGGATGTTATTGCATACCGTGAAGGAACTTCCAAAAATGACCCAGAGCAAGTTAAACGGACAGAACGGAGAATGAAGGATTCCTGTTATGAAATAAACGGCGTAGGTAGCCCAATCATTTGTAGCAAGGATTTGACGTTAACTGCTAGCACTACCGAGGagaaaatacaattatttaCTTCAGCTGTAAAACTTCCTCAGTCAGACATGGATCCCAAGAAAGATGAGAAGATGTTGAAAGCCTTAAAGCCCGTCCGAAACAAGGACAGAAGAAGTAGCACAAACAGTGAAATGAGAGAAAACATTCAAACGAACCAGCAGTCCTTCAACATGGTAGCGCGCAAAGAGCGAAGCATCCTCAATCGGAATAAGTCCACAAGTAATCTGAAGAACTCCTCACTTTCTGCACAAGGTAAAGATAAAACAAGGAAAAGCCCAGAGCTAATTATTGGCGGAGAGACTGTCATAAAAGGGAAGTCAAAGCTTAAAGTTGCATGTTCTAACAATGGCACCATATCACCTAGGAAGAAGCTTAATGATCAGAGCAAAAGACCAAATCCTGAGAAGATGAACAGCAACAGAATTCCACCAGTTAGGGAGGTGAAGACCATCTGGCAGTTAAAGAGACCCAGTCTAGCAGGCAAACCAAGGTCTAAATCTGCCATGGATTTCATCACCTACAAAGACATGTTTAAGCAGATCCATAGTGGGGATGAAGGACTAGCCATCTACGAGATGTTTGCTGGTCCCGTCTATGATAACCTTCGAGTTTCTAGCTCCTGTGAGAAAGTCAAGGACAGACAAGTGCAGTCTGCTCCATCCAAGAGGACGCCACAGTGGCATAAAGTCAAACACAGAACATCGAAACAAGCACAGAGGAGAAGTCCGGGGGAGAGCATCGTTATTTCAGCTAAAGGCAAACCAAAACATGCATCCTCTAGGGTGAAACATCTCCACACACCTGTGCCAAGAAAAGTTATTCCGAAAAATAAGAATATGCCTGTATCAGAAGGACTCAAAGAAGCTGAACTATCTAAGGATGATGACATTTTCCGTGGTAGTGTTCAAGAAACCATTTTGTCTACGATCGAGGAAGCTCTTTCTCGACATGGGTCTGAAATAGTCAAATCTGATGAGAACACATTGACCAAGCCAAGAGCTTTATCTCATTATACTCACCCCCACATGAATATGCAAGAAATAGAAAACCCAAACCGACCAGTTTCTGAGCCTGTGTTATCTCAAAGCCCCCAACAGGCAAAGGTCCAAACCTGGGCTTCTTCCAGCAGTGGTGACCACACCATTGTGTCACCAGTTTACAAGAAGTTTCTGGATGAGGTGGGGGACGGGCCACTTACAGATGACCTGCTGCAATGTCTGGCTGAGGAGCTGATCTCATTGGACGAGAGAGATGTATACATAGAACCTGAGAGCTTGGAATCGGATGGAGAAATCAATTCTATATCA GTAAATACCCCAGACAGTGGTGCTCTGCTTGGCTCTGTGTTGGTTGTAGATGACGCGATCACATGGACAAAAGGTGAAGTACTCGGCAGGGGAGCCTATGGGACA GTGTACTGCGGCCTGACCAGCCAGGGCCAGCTGATAGCTGTGAAGCAGGTGAGCCTTGATTCCTCTGACCCAGATGCTGCCAAGACAGAGTACATTCGTctgcagggggaggtggagctgCTTAAAACTCTAAGACACACCAACATTGTGGGTTTCCTGGGTACCTCACTCCAACAGCATGTGGTTTCCATATTTATGGAATACATCCCAGGAGGATCCATCGCCAGCATCCTTCACAG GTTTGGTCCTCTGCCAGAGCGTGTCCTGGCCTTGTACACACATCAGATTCTGGAAGGGGTGGCCTACCTTCATCTGAACTGGGTGATTCATCGTGACTTGAAGGGAAACAACATCATGCTGATGCCCACTGGTGTCATCAAGCTCATCGACTTTGGCTGTGCGCGTCGTCTCAGCTGCCTGAACCACACCGCTAGCAACAGTGGAGATCTGCTGAAGTCTGTCCATGGCACACCTTACTGGATGGCACCAGAG GTTATCAATGAGACAGGATATGGCAGAAAGTCTGATATATGGAGTGTGGGTTGCACAGTGTTTGAGATGGCCACAGGAAAACCACCACTGGCTCATATGGACAAGATGGCTGCCTTGTTCTACATAGGGGCTAAAAGAGGGGTGATGCCCTCCTTACCAGATGGGTTTTCGGATAACGCAAAGGATTTTGTACAAATCAGCTTGACAAG CGACCAGAGACTACGGCCATCTGCAGACCAGTTGCTGAAGCATTCATTCATCCCCCAAAATAAGTTTGGGGCGAAC
- the map3k19 gene encoding uncharacterized protein map3k19 isoform X2 — MSHEEEEELGVSDTEDEEEQGTFPLICRIGITQVVQRLLRGGGDLTLCDRSQQTALHISSPELQGKVLGWMSRPHLSPQAQLLQAAWQGDLHSLQLLLLRHTHRAQTDRVDVNVPNSDGVTAVMLAVRDIDLFEDLATRLTWEHRPVEVVKELLGLSPDLRVRDHSGCSAFHYAVNISSPLKEEILHMMVEALSHADGASMSPLALDKYSSLDSDSEFGDSDVELDLESLYHNRSVAASPTQTPTHQDSFLLYSHTGEVLESPGYSPLSDHHRGLSQDKGIPLCFQNAMETPSDIRQAYQDAGRRSRGGLSLPHLGDNGRRWSHLDPSPSPGLLSTRTSCLPVPPKHRKRTTSVVAAPPSSPSLLSVTEPSPLSQSAPSILEPLLCSNSMMQARAHIQSRLGSQETENEQKGPLLSLHPRTPKLLAPLDSRPRDIAALPALKHHVPLKPISQSPLCSRTRLRRERLFWGSPLTTKGGSEESGSGSSQSSIDLEDEEDTKDILKRASGERPLKFVGERLLRQFNSMSATEADLVWDKGQHFKVQSRISHTPLIHRSVHDLDGDPISDLDNAEPAINPHSEGKATRRIFTKETDESQSFMNYAQKGDIVDIEIPIKSKSKEEHNYVGCTPEPGTEISHSITFVIKDDNRDVIAYREGTSKNDPEQVKRTERRMKDSCYEINGVGSPIICSKDLTLTASTTEEKIQLFTSAVKLPQSDMDPKKDEKMLKALKPVRNKDRRSSTNSEMRENIQTNQQSFNMVARKERSILNRNKSTSNLKNSSLSAQGKDKTRKSPELIIGGETVIKGKSKLKVACSNNGTISPRKKLNDQSKRPNPEKMNSNRIPPVREVKTIWQLKRPSLAGKPRSKSAMDFITYKDMFKQIHSGDEGLAIYEMFAGPVYDNLRVSSSCEKVKDRQVQSAPSKRTPQWHKVKHRTSKQAQRRSPGESIVISAKGKPKHASSRVKHLHTPVPRKVIPKNKNMPVSEGLKEAELSKDDDIFRGSVQETILSTIEEALSRHGSEIVKSDENTLTKPRALSHYTHPHMNMQEIENPNRPVSEPVLSQSPQQAKVQTWASSSSGDHTIVSPVYKKFLDEVGDGPLTDDLLQCLAEELISLDERDVYIEPESLESDGEINSISVNTPDSGALLGSVLVVDDAITWTKGEVLGRGAYGTVYCGLTSQGQLIAVKQVSLDSSDPDAAKTEYIRLQGEVELLKTLRHTNIVGFLGTSLQQHVVSIFMEYIPGGSIASILHRFGPLPERVLALYTHQILEGVAYLHLNWVIHRDLKGNNIMLMPTGVIKLIDFGCARRLSCLNHTASNSGDLLKSVHGTPYWMAPEVINETGYGRKSDIWSVGCTVFEMATGKPPLAHMDKMAALFYIGAKRGVMPSLPDGFSDNAKDFVQISLTSDQRLRPSADQLLKHSFIPQNKFGANSWEKQKKSCCGHPEGLCG; from the exons ATGAGccatgaggaagaggaggaactgGGGGTCTCCGACACTGAAGATGAGGAAGAACAAGGAACATTTCCACTTATCTGTCGTATAGGAATAACTCAG GTGGTGCAGCGGctgctgaggggggggggagatctGACCCTGTGTGACCGCAGCCAGCAGACAGCGCTCCACATCAGCTCCCCCGAGCTCCAGGGGAAAGTGCTGGGGTGGATGTCAAGGCCTCATCTGTCCCCCCAGGCCCAGCTGCTGCAGGCTGCCTGGCAGGGAGACCTGCACTCCTTACAGCTCCTGCTGCtaagacacacacataga GCTCAGACAGACAGGGTGGATGTGAATGTTCCGAACAGTGACGGTGTGACGGCGGTGATGCTCGCTGTCAGGGACATTGACCTGTTTGAAGACCTTGCTACACGGTTGACATGGGAACACCGACCTGTGGAAGTGGTCAAGGAACTGCTGGGACTCTCGCC TGATCTGCGGGTACGAGACCACAGCGGCTGTTCTGCTTTCCACTATGCTGTTAACATCAGCAGCCCTCTGAAGGAGGAGATCCTTCATATGATGGTGGAGGCATTAAGTCACGCAG ATGGTGCCTCCATGTCACCTCTAGCCCTTGACAAGTACTCAAGCCTGGATTCTGACTCAGAGTTTGGAGATTCAGACGTAGAGTTAGACCTTGAGAGCCTTTATCACAACCGGTCAGTTGCTGCCTCCCCCACGCAGACACCAACCCATCAGGACAGCTTTCTACTATACAGCCACACAGGG GAAGTACTGGAGTCTCCAGGTTACTCTCCTCTATCTGACCATCATAGAGGTCTCAGCCAAG ATAAGGGAATCCCCCTCTGTTTCCAAAACGCCATGGAAACGCCGAGTGACATCAGGCAAGCCTACCAGGATGCAGGGAGAAGAAGCAG AGGAGGTTTGTCTTTGCCTCACCTTGGGGACAATGGCAGACGCTGGAGCCATCTGGATCCTTCTCCCTCACCTGGTTTGCTGAGTACCAGGACCTCCTGTCTGCCAGTACCTCCTAAACATAG AAAGAGAACAACAAGTGTGGTGGCTGCACCCCCATCCTCCCCCAGCCTGCTGTCTGTGACAGAGCCCAGCCCgctcagccaatcagcaccCAGCATCCTGGAACCACTGCTCTGTTCCAACAGTATGATGCAGGCCAGAGCACACATCCAGAGCC GACTGGGTTCTCAAGAAACTGAAAATGAACAAAAA GGTCCCTTACTGTCTCTGCATCCCAGAACCCCCAAGCTGTTGGCCCCACTGGACAGCAGGCCCCGGGACATTGCTGCCCTGCCAGCACTTAAACACCACGTTCCCCTGAAGCCCATAAGCCAGAGCCCCCTTTGCTCCAGGACCCGGCTGAGGAGAGAACGGTTGTTCTGGGGAAGCCCACTGACTACTAAGGGAGGAAGTGAGGAAAGCGGGTCCGGCAGCAGCCAGAGTTCCATCGACCTGGAGGACGAGGAAGATACAAAGGATATACTAAAGCGAGCTTCGGGAGAAAGACCTCTGAAGTTTGTTGGAGAAAGATTGTTGCGGCAATTCAACAGCATGAGCGCCACCGAGGCTGATTTGGTTTGGGATAAAGGACAGCATTTTAAAGTTCAGTCAAGAATCAGTCATACTCCACTGATCCACAGATCAGTACATGACCTGGACGGAGACCCTATCAGTGATCTTGACAATGCTGAACCAGCTATAAACCCTCACTCTGAAGGCAAAGCCACCAGAAGGATTTTTACAAAGGAGACTGATGAGAGTCAGTCCTTTATGAACTATGCACAAAAAGGAGACATTGTGGACATTGAAATACCTATCAAATCAAAGTCTAAGGAGGAACATAACTATGTGGGTTGCACCCCAGAGCCTGGGACTGAGATTAGCCATAGCATAACATTTGTTATCAAGGATGACAATAGGGATGTTATTGCATACCGTGAAGGAACTTCCAAAAATGACCCAGAGCAAGTTAAACGGACAGAACGGAGAATGAAGGATTCCTGTTATGAAATAAACGGCGTAGGTAGCCCAATCATTTGTAGCAAGGATTTGACGTTAACTGCTAGCACTACCGAGGagaaaatacaattatttaCTTCAGCTGTAAAACTTCCTCAGTCAGACATGGATCCCAAGAAAGATGAGAAGATGTTGAAAGCCTTAAAGCCCGTCCGAAACAAGGACAGAAGAAGTAGCACAAACAGTGAAATGAGAGAAAACATTCAAACGAACCAGCAGTCCTTCAACATGGTAGCGCGCAAAGAGCGAAGCATCCTCAATCGGAATAAGTCCACAAGTAATCTGAAGAACTCCTCACTTTCTGCACAAGGTAAAGATAAAACAAGGAAAAGCCCAGAGCTAATTATTGGCGGAGAGACTGTCATAAAAGGGAAGTCAAAGCTTAAAGTTGCATGTTCTAACAATGGCACCATATCACCTAGGAAGAAGCTTAATGATCAGAGCAAAAGACCAAATCCTGAGAAGATGAACAGCAACAGAATTCCACCAGTTAGGGAGGTGAAGACCATCTGGCAGTTAAAGAGACCCAGTCTAGCAGGCAAACCAAGGTCTAAATCTGCCATGGATTTCATCACCTACAAAGACATGTTTAAGCAGATCCATAGTGGGGATGAAGGACTAGCCATCTACGAGATGTTTGCTGGTCCCGTCTATGATAACCTTCGAGTTTCTAGCTCCTGTGAGAAAGTCAAGGACAGACAAGTGCAGTCTGCTCCATCCAAGAGGACGCCACAGTGGCATAAAGTCAAACACAGAACATCGAAACAAGCACAGAGGAGAAGTCCGGGGGAGAGCATCGTTATTTCAGCTAAAGGCAAACCAAAACATGCATCCTCTAGGGTGAAACATCTCCACACACCTGTGCCAAGAAAAGTTATTCCGAAAAATAAGAATATGCCTGTATCAGAAGGACTCAAAGAAGCTGAACTATCTAAGGATGATGACATTTTCCGTGGTAGTGTTCAAGAAACCATTTTGTCTACGATCGAGGAAGCTCTTTCTCGACATGGGTCTGAAATAGTCAAATCTGATGAGAACACATTGACCAAGCCAAGAGCTTTATCTCATTATACTCACCCCCACATGAATATGCAAGAAATAGAAAACCCAAACCGACCAGTTTCTGAGCCTGTGTTATCTCAAAGCCCCCAACAGGCAAAGGTCCAAACCTGGGCTTCTTCCAGCAGTGGTGACCACACCATTGTGTCACCAGTTTACAAGAAGTTTCTGGATGAGGTGGGGGACGGGCCACTTACAGATGACCTGCTGCAATGTCTGGCTGAGGAGCTGATCTCATTGGACGAGAGAGATGTATACATAGAACCTGAGAGCTTGGAATCGGATGGAGAAATCAATTCTATATCA GTAAATACCCCAGACAGTGGTGCTCTGCTTGGCTCTGTGTTGGTTGTAGATGACGCGATCACATGGACAAAAGGTGAAGTACTCGGCAGGGGAGCCTATGGGACA GTGTACTGCGGCCTGACCAGCCAGGGCCAGCTGATAGCTGTGAAGCAGGTGAGCCTTGATTCCTCTGACCCAGATGCTGCCAAGACAGAGTACATTCGTctgcagggggaggtggagctgCTTAAAACTCTAAGACACACCAACATTGTGGGTTTCCTGGGTACCTCACTCCAACAGCATGTGGTTTCCATATTTATGGAATACATCCCAGGAGGATCCATCGCCAGCATCCTTCACAG GTTTGGTCCTCTGCCAGAGCGTGTCCTGGCCTTGTACACACATCAGATTCTGGAAGGGGTGGCCTACCTTCATCTGAACTGGGTGATTCATCGTGACTTGAAGGGAAACAACATCATGCTGATGCCCACTGGTGTCATCAAGCTCATCGACTTTGGCTGTGCGCGTCGTCTCAGCTGCCTGAACCACACCGCTAGCAACAGTGGAGATCTGCTGAAGTCTGTCCATGGCACACCTTACTGGATGGCACCAGAG GTTATCAATGAGACAGGATATGGCAGAAAGTCTGATATATGGAGTGTGGGTTGCACAGTGTTTGAGATGGCCACAGGAAAACCACCACTGGCTCATATGGACAAGATGGCTGCCTTGTTCTACATAGGGGCTAAAAGAGGGGTGATGCCCTCCTTACCAGATGGGTTTTCGGATAACGCAAAGGATTTTGTACAAATCAGCTTGACAAG CGACCAGAGACTACGGCCATCTGCAGACCAGTTGCTGAAGCATTCATTCATCCCCCAAAATAAGTTTGGGGCGAAC